AAATTGCTCAAAAACCGGAAATGCTCTTGTGTGTCTTAGGTAGAAAAAGGTGTCAACTTCCTGTTTCGAAAATAATCCAAAGTGATGTGTCAAGAATGGAAAACAGGTTGCTAGGAATAATTTACAAATCATATAATTTGAGCAAATCTGTTAGATAATCATGTCGAAGTCAGGATCTCTACAAGAACGACCCAAACCCCCGTCATTTGAACACATGAAGGAGGATGTTGAGAATGCTTCTGCGAACGATGTCGTATTTTTGGCTGGAAACAGTAAGCATTCTTCTTTAACAGTTTAATATCGGTCAGGCCGTCAATAATGGCAATTGATGGTCGTTTTAGGTAGAGCGCATTAGTATAAgatgattattattttgtttatatttttaataccGTCTGAAAAAGATGTGACCTAAAAATGCAGACAGAGAGGGATTGAATCGGTGACCTACAAACACTGACCAGTTTTCTATCGATTAATTAATCTATCTTTGCGATATATAGGCCTATACCAGATGATTGTAGATAGAAGTTTCATTGAGCTGAGTACTAGATACTCTACCAATCTGGTggtataatatgaatttaaggcaaagcctcagaagagcgcagctccATGTCATGTAAATACAGGAttatataacatcataactttatattgtttacatttttctacgagattaacaataaaatatatttcactgaTATGCACAGGATATCAATAGTTGGAAAGAATTCGATATAATCCAAATGCAATAGTTCAATTTACTTTTCATCAGATGCGGAGAAAACTTGGAAATATGCCACACGTGTTATCAAAAATACGCGGGAAAcagtgccgtcatctttggcgtcaggttttgtgacgtcactgctgacggtgccgtgcgcttgagaacatacagAGTACCCTATTATTATATTTGGCCAATACATTTgttgcgttgttcttgtatatatgtaagttaaagtaattttaaagcgtatcCCGATGACACGTTTCGTCTAGTACAGAAAATCTCAAATCTCgccgtgctgataacgagaattaaaacatggctgcctacatggaggcgcgagacttttcccgcgggacacgatttcaaagtccaaggggtactggaatgtattggaatctatatgctcgCACACGTGTTatggccgcgcagagagctgcgctcttataaaAGTATTTACAATCTGTTGACATGGAACAGTGTATTACAACGATTACTTCCATGCttctatttacatgtattatatttttgttatttcagaTGCTTTGAGTAAGAGTAATATTGCAATGATTGAGTCTTTTATGGAGTTACCGCCCTTGGACCAAAAACAATCCAGTGAGAACTGTGGACCTGGGGGCTCAGACGCCACAAGTGTGACGGAGGAGGTAGAGAAAGCTTACCAAGATACATTGGAACTTCTTAAACTGAACAAGGTCTTGGCAAGTGCTCCTCAGGAATTAGAGGAAAAGTACACTAGTTTTACAACAACTTGGAGAGGATATCACAAAGTCCATAGCTAAATTACAGAAATCTGCAGAGGCCATCAAATCGTGATGCAACATTTGCAATTCATTCTCTCTTGTGATCTTATAATGAACGAGAAAATGGACTTTAGGAGTGAATGGTTAACTGCAGATATCAGCAGAGAAGGTTTTGCTTGTGAATGCACAGAAATCAAAGTAAAATTATCTCTGATTTATATATTGGCACACCATATTTCTATTATATCATCCTATTGTTCAATTAAACATGAGTTTTGAAGTTATAAgatgtttatataaattataataaagataaatacaatgtatatgatctTAAATGATTGTTCATTTTCTGTAGATTTAAAATAAGCAAATCTTTAAaaagtttttagctcacctggcccgaagggccggtgagcttatgtcatggcgcggcgtccgtcgtccgtccgtccgtccgtccgtccgtccgtcgtccgtccgtccgtcgtccgtccgtcaacatttcctttaaatcgctactagtcatagagttctggatggattttaaccaaatttgtccagaaacatccttgggggaaggggaagggaacttgtataaattttggctctgaccccccgggggcaggaggggcggggcccaatagaggtaatagaggtaaaacatataaatcgctacttgtcctagagttctgcgtggattgtaaccaaatttggccagaaacatccttgggggaaggggaacagaacttgtataaattttggctctgaccccctgggggcaggaggggcggggcccaataggggtaatagaggtaaaacatataaatcgctacttgtcctagagttctgggtggattgtaaccaaatttggccagaaacatccttgggagaaggggaacagaacttgtataaattttggctctgaccccccgggggcaggaggggcggggcccaatagggaaaataaaggttaatcctataaatcgctacttgtcctagagttctgcatggattgtaaccgaatttggccacaaacatccttgggggaagaagaacagaacttgtataaattttggctcggaccccccgggggcaggagggccggggcccaataggggaaatagagttaaatcctgtaaaacgctacttgtcttggagttctgcatggattttaaccaaatttggccaccaacatccttgagggaaggggaacagaacttgtataaattttggctctgaccccctgggtgcaggaggggcggggcccaataggggaaatagaggtaaatcctataaatcgctacttttcctagagttctgcatggattgtaaccaaatttggccacaaacattcttgggggaagggggaaagaacttgtataaattttggctctgaccccccggggggcaggaggggcggggcccaataggggaaatagaggtaaatcctataaatcgctacttgtcctagagttctgcatggactttaaccaaatttgaccacaaacatcctttggggaaaggggaaagaacttgtataaattttggctctgaccccctgggtacatgagaggcggggcccaataggggaaatagaggtaaatcctataaatcgctacttgtcctagagttctgcatggattgtaaccaaatttggccacaaccatccttgggggaaggggtgcagaacttgtataaattttggctttgactccctgggggcaggaggggtgggggccaaatagggaaataagaggtaaatattcaaattccttcagaaaagaaacaatgaacctgtattcagaacatgacttgacattacaaaccaggtgagcgatacaggccctctgggcctcttgttatatttaAACTGTAGAGGAAACCGAATTTCATGAAAAGATTTTGATGATCGATTACCAAAAAGTCACAATTGATCAtaggttaaaaaaaaaatatatattaatattaaaaagaGGTGTAATCTGTTTCTAAACCTAATTTTCCACATGTTCTAATTTAGTccaagatactctggccctgacaccagacttggacattatgacagatagaagtCCAGATCTGGTTTACATCAATtagtcataatgtctaagtctggtgtcaggaccagagtatctcaggctagttCTAATTGTAACAGTATAAATTAAATGTCataggatttaaaattaagaagaacaaaattatttacttGGATAATTTAATGTTGTCTATTACAATACATACAGAACTGGTGGAACTgaggttaagatgtcccaatataattattacaagccctccacctctgggttgcgagtttaAATCCCACGGGGGCAGTTGCCGGGTACTGACTTCTGgttagtggtttttctccaggtactctggcttaATTTattccaccaacaaacctagcacatccttaaattaccctggctgttaacaggacatTAAACCTCAAACTCTAACTGATGATCACTTGCTCTTCTCAACCAgttatttatcataattactGTATTCTACCAAATAAgcacccatgtccctataagcgccccttcccctttttgaggcctcaatttcaaatGCTCAGGCTCAAAATTTTTAATAAAGACCacaactacacaaaactgtatagatttgataaaatttcgacttatatgttcatttttttcaattttttaaacgcccaggttgcttattgggtcaaatacgatATTCACATTAGGGCCATAGCAAAGTCACTGGATGTCAAAGTGGATTACATGGCAAATACCATACACagatataaacataaaacattactagAAGTTCAccttaaaatgtttattattaaAGGCTGGTttcaaacaaatacaataatttattaAGCATACTCACATAACACACAAATTgcacatatacataaaaaacttGTATCATACTATGACAGGTTATACATGATGATAAATATGTCACTAAGTATCGTCTACTTTAaaatgaacctggtacaaaTTAAACTACTTTAATCAGACTGATAGATAGcatgtacaatacattgttTGACATGCATGGACAGCAAAACATCATAGGAAGAGATGGAGGAATGCTTACTTATGCTTATTTCGAGGAATGGTGAAATGAATCATTCCATGTCTCTTTAGGTTTCAGAAATGTGTAGTTACTTGCACAGGGACctaacagtatttatatatatattatagtatgctattataaaatatatataaacactgtttattagaaatttgtgccaggtccctgtgtcccTTGACCAGTCTTATTGaattcatatacaatgtacatttatatagaaaGTGGGTCCAGTTGCTGGAAACATAGCAGATCACAAACCTCATCATTTACAGGAATAAtgaaattcaaaagaaattatattaattgaaATGGACATTGCGTTGCAACAAGCTTAAATTATTAGTTCAGCGGAAACTAAAAAGACCTAACTTAAGGTGTTCTGGCTTCTTGCTTATtgaaaagaaattgtttaaaatactTTAGCTTGTGACCTTGAGTGATGGTCATTatactaaaaataaaacaaacttataGCCTATAGATAATATACAACAAGCCAAGTATTAGGTCAAAGATCCTTTTAGTTATTTAGAAGTTGTCAAAAGATATATTTCTACTTAAACTCTGTGACCATGATTGAAtgtaatttaaatgtaattttttaatgACTTAAATAGAAAAGTTGGAAGGCAGACAAATACCAGGCAACGGACTACACACCGTGGCATAAGGTCACCTGCCCAAGGGGAGCTAATCTTATCACACCAACTCATACAAAGCTCACTAGATAAACCCTACTGTCTAAAACCCTACTGAAATGTTGTTTAGTATCAAATGTATTGCTGAAAACTCAGCAGtgtattaaaaatgtaaatctatACAAACATGCTGCAGTTTATGCATGCCACGGGCACTATCATATTTTACCCACAGTAAGCCCCCACTTGATAATAATCCATCTCCCCTTTTTAGCTCACCCGGCCCGAaggtccgtcggcgtccgtcggcgtccgtctgtccgtcaacatttcctttcaatcgctactagtcatagagttctgcatggattgtaaccaaatttggccacaaacatccttgggggaaggggaacagaacttgtataaattttggctctgaccccccgggggcaggaggggcggggcccaataggggaaatagaggtaaatcctataaatcgctacttgtcctagagttctgcatggattgtaaccaaaatcagccacaaacatccttgggggaaggggaacagaacttgtataaattttggctcaggtcccccgggggcag
This genomic window from Argopecten irradians isolate NY chromosome 4, Ai_NY, whole genome shotgun sequence contains:
- the LOC138322544 gene encoding uncharacterized protein, producing the protein MSKSGSLQERPKPPSFEHMKEDVENASANDVVFLAGNNALSKSNIAMIESFMELPPLDQKQSSENCGPGGSDATSVTEEVEKAYQDTLELLKLNKVLASAPQELEEKYTSFTTTWRGYHKVHS